In Flavobacteriales bacterium, one genomic interval encodes:
- the ftsA gene encoding cell division protein FtsA: MDQENQKLNEHLDIVAGLDIGTTKIACIVGRKNEQGKIEILGMGKAKSDGVSRGVVANIQKTVESITAAVKMAEDSAGVEITTVNVGIAGQHIRSMQHRGMKMRESNDEEITQNDIDLLIDETYRLVMPPGEEIIHVLPQEYIVDNEQGIRDPIGMSGIRMEANFHIISGQVTAARNINKCVHRAGLHVTELILEPLASADAVLSQEEKEAGVVLVDIGGGTTDIAIFFDNIIRHTAVIPFGGNVVTEDIRQGCGIMRDQAELLKTKFGSALAAENKENEVVCIPGLRGREPKEISLRTLAEVIQSRMEEIMEHVYFEIKNSGLEKQLIAGVVLTGGGAQLKHLKQLVEYMTGMSTRIGYPNEHIAKSAVEDVTSPLHATGVGLVMKGFDYLERRRPHAADARNPMRRSASTVKEHSEPGRIGSFFKSVLSGASELLKDDEN; the protein is encoded by the coding sequence ATGGATCAAGAAAATCAGAAGCTTAACGAGCACCTTGATATCGTAGCCGGCCTCGATATCGGTACCACAAAGATCGCCTGCATCGTGGGGCGAAAGAATGAACAAGGCAAGATCGAGATCCTCGGGATGGGGAAAGCGAAATCAGACGGGGTGAGCCGTGGTGTTGTGGCAAATATCCAAAAGACGGTGGAGAGCATAACAGCTGCAGTGAAAATGGCCGAGGATAGCGCTGGTGTCGAGATCACCACCGTGAATGTGGGTATTGCCGGACAGCATATCCGTAGCATGCAGCACCGCGGTATGAAGATGCGTGAGAGCAACGATGAAGAGATCACGCAGAATGATATCGACCTGTTGATCGATGAGACCTATCGTTTGGTAATGCCGCCGGGTGAGGAGATCATTCACGTGTTGCCGCAAGAATATATCGTGGATAACGAGCAAGGGATCCGTGACCCGATCGGTATGTCCGGAATTCGCATGGAAGCCAACTTCCACATCATCAGTGGCCAGGTGACCGCTGCGCGTAACATCAATAAATGCGTACACCGAGCTGGTCTGCATGTTACCGAATTGATCCTGGAACCACTGGCAAGTGCGGATGCTGTGCTAAGCCAAGAGGAGAAGGAAGCTGGTGTGGTGCTTGTTGATATCGGTGGTGGTACAACGGATATCGCGATCTTCTTCGACAATATCATTCGTCACACGGCGGTAATTCCATTCGGTGGTAACGTGGTAACGGAAGACATCCGCCAAGGTTGCGGGATCATGCGGGATCAGGCTGAATTATTGAAAACGAAATTCGGATCCGCTCTTGCAGCAGAGAATAAGGAGAACGAAGTTGTATGCATTCCCGGTCTGCGCGGTCGCGAACCCAAGGAGATCAGCTTGCGCACGTTGGCTGAAGTGATCCAAAGCCGCATGGAAGAGATCATGGAACATGTGTATTTCGAGATCAAGAACAGTGGCTTGGAAAAACAACTGATCGCTGGTGTGGTGTTGACCGGTGGTGGTGCACAATTGAAGCATTTGAAACAGCTCGTTGAGTACATGACCGGCATGTCCACACGCATCGGATACCCGAATGAGCACATTGCGAAAAGTGCGGTTGAAGATGTTACAAGCCCCTTGCATGCAACTGGTGTAGGCCTTGTTATGAAAGGCTTTGATTATCTGGAGCGCCGTCGCCCACATGCGGCCGATGCGCGTAACCCAATGCGCAGATCCGCTAGCACCGTTAAAGAACATTCCGAACCAGGTAGGATCGGTTCATTCTTTAAGTCAGTCCTTTCAGGTGCAAGTGAATTGCTCAAGGACGACGAGAACTGA
- the ftsZ gene encoding cell division protein FtsZ produces MKFDLPKELGSIIKVIGVGGGGSNAVNHMYTQGIAGVDFIICNTDRQALDISPVPVKLQLGVNLTEGLGAGAVPERGRDAVGENIDEIKELLGKRTKMVFITAGMGGGTGTGAAPVIAEIAREMGILTVGIVTSPFQWEGRRRKQQAAIGIEEMRNAVDTLLVINNDRLRDLFGNLSLDNAFEHADNVLTTGARGIAEIITMTGKVNVDFEDVRTVMTRSGVAIMGMAEAEGEDRAVRAAHEALASPLLNDNNIEGAKFVLLNITHGTNPVQMDEISEITEHIQEAAGSSADVIWGYCKDESLGEKVRITIIATGFPTHPITGAIATEQNTRTVIPLDADRPTMITQPIVNPVQSNATVVPEEKLDRSPSTKVTEEPYLKQVEPVSEPTPIAQSKIEFIIDQPPVHTNKPVEAKKEPAPDTEKKMHNLYGDTVKNGSVTETPVPRTEVQEARLSHDEHQNRVEQRVAHVRELNMRLRTPNGLTDLEREPAYKRKNIQLNDAKPSTDSNVSRYTLNEEIDENGERRVELKKNNNYLHDNVD; encoded by the coding sequence ATGAAATTCGATCTTCCAAAAGAACTAGGCTCCATTATCAAGGTGATCGGTGTGGGCGGTGGTGGCAGCAATGCCGTTAACCACATGTACACGCAAGGAATTGCCGGCGTGGACTTCATCATTTGTAACACGGATCGCCAGGCGCTTGATATAAGCCCAGTGCCGGTGAAACTCCAACTCGGTGTGAACCTCACCGAAGGGCTCGGCGCTGGTGCAGTACCTGAACGTGGTCGCGATGCGGTCGGAGAGAATATCGACGAGATCAAAGAACTCCTCGGCAAGCGTACGAAGATGGTCTTCATCACAGCGGGTATGGGTGGTGGTACCGGAACCGGTGCAGCTCCCGTTATCGCTGAGATCGCTCGCGAAATGGGCATCCTTACCGTTGGTATCGTTACAAGTCCTTTTCAATGGGAAGGTCGCCGACGCAAGCAACAAGCCGCGATCGGTATCGAAGAAATGCGCAATGCCGTTGATACCTTATTGGTGATCAACAATGATCGGTTGCGGGATCTTTTCGGGAATTTATCACTGGATAATGCCTTCGAGCATGCCGACAACGTACTAACGACCGGTGCAAGGGGTATCGCCGAGATCATTACCATGACAGGTAAGGTCAACGTTGACTTCGAGGACGTACGGACCGTGATGACCCGAAGCGGTGTAGCCATCATGGGTATGGCCGAAGCCGAAGGTGAGGACCGTGCTGTGCGCGCAGCCCATGAAGCATTGGCATCACCACTATTGAACGATAACAATATCGAAGGAGCCAAATTCGTATTGCTGAACATTACGCACGGTACGAACCCGGTGCAGATGGATGAGATCAGTGAGATCACTGAGCACATTCAAGAAGCCGCTGGTAGTAGTGCCGATGTGATCTGGGGATATTGCAAGGATGAAAGCCTTGGTGAGAAAGTGCGCATCACCATTATTGCAACCGGCTTTCCAACACATCCAATTACAGGAGCCATTGCTACTGAACAGAACACCCGTACCGTGATCCCATTGGATGCGGATCGCCCGACCATGATCACGCAACCGATCGTCAATCCTGTGCAATCAAATGCAACCGTGGTCCCGGAAGAAAAGTTGGATCGTTCACCTAGTACCAAGGTAACGGAGGAGCCTTACCTCAAGCAAGTAGAACCGGTATCGGAGCCAACGCCAATTGCACAGAGCAAGATCGAATTCATCATCGATCAACCACCTGTGCACACCAACAAACCTGTTGAAGCGAAAAAGGAGCCAGCACCCGATACGGAAAAAAAGATGCACAACTTATACGGCGATACCGTGAAGAACGGATCCGTAACGGAAACGCCGGTGCCACGAACCGAAGTGCAGGAGGCGCGTCTGTCCCACGATGAACATCAGAACCGCGTAGAACAACGTGTTGCACATGTTCGCGAATTGAACATGCGCTTGCGCACGCCGAACGGGTTGACCGATCTGGAGCGTGAGCCGGCCTATAAGCGCAAGAACATTCAGTTGAACGATGCCAAGCCGAGCACCGATTCCAATGTGAGCAGGTACACGCTTAACGAGGAGATCGATGAAAATGGCGAACGTCGTGTAGAACTGAAGAAGAACAACAACTACTTGCACGACAACGTCGATTGA
- a CDS encoding response regulator transcription factor has translation MTDRKETILLVEDDQNLGFVIQDSLKRKGYTVHLSRDGKDGLKHFNEHVYDLCVLDVMLPHKDGFSLAEDIRLINAEVPIVFLSAKSQTEDRIAGFKAGGDDYLTKPFSHEELVLRIEAILRRTSGTGSETRDREHFELGEYTFDFRNLTLTHPTEERKLTKKEADVLRLLCMHQEQVLPRELVLNMVWGDDTYFLGRSLDVFISRLRKYLKTDEKVNIVNVHGVGFKLVIEH, from the coding sequence ATGACCGATAGAAAAGAGACCATTTTACTAGTAGAGGATGATCAGAACCTTGGCTTCGTGATCCAGGACTCATTGAAACGTAAGGGCTATACCGTCCATCTCAGCAGAGACGGGAAGGATGGTCTTAAACATTTCAATGAGCACGTTTATGACCTTTGTGTTCTGGATGTGATGCTGCCCCATAAGGATGGATTCAGTCTTGCGGAGGACATACGTTTGATAAATGCCGAAGTACCGATCGTATTTCTCTCGGCGAAGAGCCAGACCGAGGATCGCATAGCAGGATTCAAAGCAGGCGGCGATGATTATCTAACGAAACCATTCAGTCATGAAGAACTGGTACTTCGTATTGAAGCCATACTGCGTAGAACATCCGGCACCGGATCGGAAACGCGCGATCGCGAACATTTCGAACTCGGTGAATACACCTTCGACTTTCGGAATCTGACGCTGACCCACCCGACCGAGGAACGGAAACTGACAAAGAAAGAAGCCGATGTTCTTCGGTTGTTGTGCATGCATCAGGAACAAGTACTTCCGCGTGAACTCGTGTTGAATATGGTATGGGGTGATGACACCTATTTTCTTGGACGTTCACTTGATGTTTTCATCAGTCGATTAAGAAAGTACCTGAAAACGGATGAGAAAGTAAACATCGTTAATGTGCATGGTGTTGGATTCAAGCTTGTAATAGAACACTAG
- a CDS encoding glycosyltransferase family 39 protein, whose product MTQRSFHFAIAGIVLVTIAGAGLDVMEVDAAQYAGMSRDMLASDNWTKLYFRGHDYLDKPPLLFWLSALSFKLFGISNWSYKLPSILFAFLGLVATYRFTLLYSSREVARSASLMFGGSAAFLLMTNDVRCDTILTGSVMTAIWAGAAWIEQRRWWQLGLCAMAIGAGMLVKGPMGIMAPLLALIGHIAFAKRWDVFRDARWLIGILVIGILLIPMCIGLYEQHGIQGLRFYFWEQSFGRITGENRWKDDSSYFYFTHEVLWQMLPWTIFILVGILASVKEVVERTAREYFTISGIVLVFVAISLSHFKLPHYLYVILPLLAVLGARAWHSARSAWLFRTHGIVVILVWSLTVVLAAWSFPNGSVPFIALMLILVVVAVLILHRMADRSGLFLATFWIMMGIGITVNGHVYPQILHYQANAQAGKWAAENGYDRNHFFGMHLSGTALDLYAGFPVKWISNVGEANDVIGPGVAVYTDVIHREQLIQAGFRPKSEVVLQNYEVQLMGFDMIDPIKRYKAVEARFILIY is encoded by the coding sequence GTGACACAACGCTCCTTCCATTTCGCAATTGCCGGTATAGTGCTGGTCACCATAGCGGGGGCCGGATTGGATGTTATGGAGGTGGATGCTGCCCAATACGCTGGTATGTCCCGCGACATGCTTGCAAGTGATAATTGGACGAAATTGTATTTCAGAGGGCATGATTATCTGGACAAACCACCTTTGTTGTTCTGGCTTTCGGCACTGTCCTTCAAGTTATTTGGAATAAGCAATTGGAGCTACAAATTGCCGAGCATTCTTTTTGCTTTTCTGGGTCTGGTCGCGACTTACCGCTTCACGTTGCTTTATTCGTCCCGAGAGGTCGCTCGAAGTGCTTCACTCATGTTCGGTGGTAGTGCGGCATTTCTCTTAATGACGAACGATGTGCGTTGCGATACCATATTGACCGGTTCCGTAATGACCGCGATCTGGGCTGGTGCAGCGTGGATCGAACAACGCCGATGGTGGCAATTGGGGTTGTGCGCCATGGCTATTGGTGCAGGTATGTTGGTCAAAGGACCAATGGGCATAATGGCGCCGTTGTTGGCGTTGATCGGACATATCGCATTCGCCAAAAGATGGGATGTATTCCGTGATGCCCGATGGTTGATCGGTATTCTCGTGATCGGAATTCTGCTTATCCCAATGTGTATCGGGTTATATGAACAGCACGGAATACAAGGACTGCGGTTCTATTTCTGGGAACAAAGCTTCGGAAGGATCACCGGCGAGAATCGTTGGAAAGATGATTCCAGTTACTTCTACTTTACACATGAAGTACTATGGCAAATGTTGCCTTGGACGATCTTTATTCTCGTCGGGATCCTGGCCTCGGTCAAGGAAGTGGTTGAACGGACTGCGCGCGAATACTTCACTATTTCGGGTATTGTACTTGTTTTCGTGGCGATCTCTTTGTCTCATTTCAAACTACCGCATTATTTGTACGTAATACTACCGTTGCTGGCGGTACTTGGTGCTAGGGCTTGGCATTCGGCCCGATCTGCTTGGCTCTTTCGAACACATGGAATAGTGGTGATCCTGGTCTGGAGCTTGACCGTCGTTCTGGCCGCATGGTCGTTTCCAAATGGGTCGGTTCCGTTCATTGCGTTGATGCTCATCCTAGTGGTAGTGGCAGTCCTGATCCTGCACAGAATGGCGGATCGATCCGGTCTGTTCCTTGCCACATTCTGGATCATGATGGGTATCGGTATCACCGTCAATGGTCATGTTTATCCACAAATACTACACTACCAAGCAAATGCACAAGCTGGTAAGTGGGCCGCAGAGAACGGCTATGATCGAAACCATTTTTTTGGGATGCATCTGAGCGGGACCGCATTGGACCTTTATGCTGGGTTTCCAGTGAAATGGATCAGTAATGTTGGGGAGGCAAATGATGTTATTGGGCCCGGTGTTGCAGTGTATACGGATGTAATTCATCGCGAACAATTGATACAAGCAGGGTTCAGACCGAAGAGCGAAGTGGTCCTCCAGAATTATGAGGTGCAGCTCATGGGATTCGATATGATCGATCCTATAAAGCGGTATAAGGCCGTTGAGGCTCGGTTTATCCTGATCTATTGA
- a CDS encoding GatB/YqeY domain-containing protein, translating to MGLKERIDADIKAAMLARERDKLNALRAIKSAILLELTKGGSSEELDEAVGMKILQKLHKQRLESAAIYIEQDRKDLAAEEEVQAKVIEAYLPQQMSQEEVADVVREVIASTGAKSMADMGRVMGETNKRLAGKADGSAIAALVKELLSGG from the coding sequence ATGGGACTGAAGGAAAGGATCGATGCTGACATCAAAGCAGCCATGCTTGCCCGTGAAAGGGACAAGTTGAATGCTTTGCGCGCAATAAAAAGTGCGATACTGCTCGAACTTACAAAAGGAGGGAGTAGTGAGGAACTGGATGAAGCGGTCGGTATGAAGATCCTACAGAAACTTCATAAGCAACGGTTGGAGAGTGCGGCGATCTATATCGAACAGGATCGAAAGGATCTTGCCGCCGAAGAGGAAGTGCAAGCGAAGGTGATAGAAGCCTATTTGCCGCAACAGATGAGCCAGGAGGAAGTGGCTGATGTTGTGCGTGAAGTGATTGCTTCGACAGGTGCGAAAAGTATGGCGGATATGGGCCGAGTAATGGGTGAAACGAATAAAAGATTGGCCGGTAAGGCTGATGGAAGCGCTATTGCGGCGCTCGTAAAAGAACTGCTCAGCGGGGGCTGA
- a CDS encoding HAMP domain-containing histidine kinase yields MGRKAIGTLMLLATLSVIGVIVTQLLWLQVAALNQQEQAALNQEQASQLEKQFNDRVVMALTDVTEQILSITQDPTDLYDAVKQVRPNYFAVTINDTVHPYLLEAMLRKEFSRRNIQEDFEYGVYDCFTDSIVYGNYVSVDSVNTDTVPHSELLKLDKDGHYFGVFFPNREVSYWKEDTSRWTWIFPAIVTLIVFSFFAYSVWVILKQRKLSEMKNDFIGNMTHELKTPISTIALSSEVISDPNIINEPDRLREYARIIGSENERLRIQVERVLQLSTLEKGNLKIKHERVDLDMIGNDLLDLFRLPAKERNVHVELIANDGPHIVIGDKIHLTNAVANLLDNALKYGPDNATIEIRLNSANGNVSVSIHDQGIGIAKAELDTIFERFYRVHTGNVHNVKGFGLGLHYVKQIAKEHCGKVTVQSELGRGSVFTLTLPLAKQEQLERTPTA; encoded by the coding sequence ATGGGTCGAAAAGCCATAGGAACGTTGATGTTATTGGCTACGTTGAGCGTGATCGGCGTTATCGTGACACAGCTCCTTTGGCTACAGGTCGCAGCATTGAACCAACAGGAACAGGCGGCATTGAACCAGGAACAAGCGTCGCAATTGGAAAAACAGTTCAATGATCGGGTAGTGATGGCGCTTACCGATGTTACGGAACAGATCCTATCCATTACACAGGACCCGACCGATCTATACGATGCGGTAAAACAAGTGCGACCTAATTATTTCGCCGTTACCATCAACGACACCGTACATCCATACCTCTTAGAAGCCATGTTGCGGAAAGAGTTCAGCCGTCGTAACATCCAGGAGGATTTCGAATATGGCGTTTACGATTGTTTTACGGACAGCATTGTATATGGCAACTATGTTTCCGTGGATAGCGTCAATACGGATACAGTGCCGCATTCTGAGTTATTGAAGCTGGACAAGGACGGTCATTATTTCGGTGTGTTCTTTCCGAACCGCGAGGTCAGTTATTGGAAAGAGGACACCAGCCGTTGGACCTGGATCTTTCCAGCGATCGTAACGTTGATCGTATTCAGTTTTTTCGCGTATAGCGTCTGGGTGATCTTGAAACAACGCAAGTTGAGTGAGATGAAGAATGACTTCATCGGTAACATGACGCATGAACTAAAGACGCCTATTAGTACGATCGCATTGAGCAGTGAAGTGATCAGCGACCCGAATATCATCAATGAACCGGATCGCTTACGGGAATATGCGCGGATCATTGGCAGTGAAAATGAACGTCTTCGCATTCAAGTGGAACGGGTCCTTCAGCTTTCAACATTGGAAAAGGGTAATCTGAAGATCAAACACGAGCGTGTGGATCTGGACATGATCGGCAACGACCTACTGGATCTGTTCCGGCTCCCAGCCAAAGAACGCAACGTGCATGTTGAGCTGATAGCGAATGATGGTCCTCACATTGTCATTGGTGACAAAATACACTTGACCAATGCCGTTGCGAACCTGCTTGACAATGCGTTGAAGTACGGACCGGATAATGCTACGATAGAGATCCGGTTGAACAGCGCGAACGGCAACGTAAGTGTGAGCATACATGACCAAGGCATTGGCATAGCAAAGGCTGAACTGGATACCATTTTTGAACGATTCTATCGTGTGCATACCGGCAATGTGCACAACGTAAAAGGATTCGGGCTTGGCCTGCACTACGTGAAACAGATCGCTAAGGAACATTGTGGCAAGGTCACTGTCCAAAGTGAATTGGGACGTGGCAGCGTATTTACATTGACGCTTCCGCTCGCCAAGCAGGAGCAACTAGAACGCACTCCAACAGCATGA